One Bombus pyrosoma isolate SC7728 linkage group LG9, ASM1482585v1, whole genome shotgun sequence genomic window carries:
- the LOC122570541 gene encoding LOW QUALITY PROTEIN: uncharacterized protein PF11_0207 (The sequence of the model RefSeq protein was modified relative to this genomic sequence to represent the inferred CDS: inserted 2 bases in 1 codon), with product MSISQESAATIVCKEIFDGTSHPSDEEVLEYARRLGIDPETEPHLLNLAREGLMAALPKGWLPCFHETSGAWYYYQASTGITTWQHPLDAVYKEMVEQARAGNAKPDNTRQISVEEDSKTTAKDFESHEEATLPKESSPSKESVKQSIKTIPPPTRIPTKLTPLKKLDKIDGARKKDAMGQDKQLYKREDSKIDNPLATNRAARDYTNLKFQDPRFYECPKLLETIASTATTNTTAVTTPKQEIDLKEVLKRSESLSPRHEKDWEQLSSRFSSEENIIDIDKLSITTLARSEKSEKFDKEKHPSQFGQQKELTLSGGGTMFLKSNRSRDTTPSHEGAKLDDFRTMLIPDESSNVGGDKLKSILREKQSEDDDRPVDEERKSVRFDIEKELDIRFTYSRSEDDSESESEEQEAQMLAMFSNRDTDWIPSSQKTSCQRFNEETKEDSEDKIDEGIRKSSSLEKIEGSKKNGKVVGKRFVVRNVSENEHRKRFVPQNVSDKEHRMQMTRDSLSGESLSRESSLDYTYTNKFNKIKNIDLVSKSETTDYSDSEARRKNKSKVDFLRNEQTDDDDTSDVPRIYRELDLAEKQRNDVAAKQEQGRNFSKSETDYSDIDARRKNKSKVDFSRNEQTDDDDTSDFPKFYRDAGGKQEQYKNLEEMKIRLSQEHEKDIEALQKEYKDKLEQTKKELEENFVEQKKQLEKNMNEKLEESRRKMVEKEEREIQKLIAEMDEAKLENLRKVKAELEVCYEKERQEILANLKTELDERKGELLELRNQEIGKLENEHERDLDEEKLAKLNEIKLTKQHSARIKAMKKELDKKFDELRSQVREQQRENISKITEEHEQRLVEIVRDFRINEDRTRKMYKQHLEEIRADFSREVEKEARKQTGRAIHQESIEFEKMRCEKRLLQDKYMALKEKYMKLKKEVRSAIERRSKRKEGYTTASETERSTSTRTRTDRTESSEQNTPLRNTHSSSATTNTKAHETQTTMNEQSEELHDPNEPNVQKANSGFQKSTATSNAKNVRFQPDDTSIASETNANTTTTKKNISKKVTSTAKPAATTGNNNNNNNNNLENPVENIRKQLEKLEDLGDQLPSNETAYTLRYPFQDKAPANASSELEFFRHRIHVERDSVKRAREALRHQENVFQGRQRAWKQRSVRATLEQLVQEERELSDMEVNLHRTKSLLGEKVIQLRHLEQSLERVVNAKTNENVATTTKNEELTLSDMSSVSSGISSTDLGTDTFIDKPDHYQESTEIIASLENLNSEIREIWGVLNKRQDTNIPPPPTLMYSYLRWLRFHHLTAESNNIQGTFGTPNIQSNILSQLTVTQPPTPNTQNIIAQYGPNSGFTTSVCTVEKNSSNLMERTWNLRDWLRQTCVESTDXSPGRTTL from the exons AGGTGCTCGAATATGCGAGGCGCTTGGGAATCGATCCGGAAACAGAACCACACCTCCTGAATTTGGCTCGGGAGGGCCTGATGGCGGCCCTCCCGAAGGGATGGTTACCATGCTTCCATGAAACCAGCGGCGCTTGGTACTACTATCAAGCTTCCACCGGAATCACCACCTGGCAACATCCTCTGGACGCAGTCTACAAGGAGATGGTCGAGCAGGCCAGGGCTGGCAACGCTAAACCTGATAACACCAGGCAAATCAGCGTTG AAGAGGACTCGAAAACAACAGCGAAGGATTTCGAGTCTCACGAGGAAGCAACCCTGCCCAAGGAATCCTCTCCGTCGAAGGAATCTGTAAAACAATCTATCAAAACCATTCCCCCACCTACCAGGATCCCTACGAAGTTGACGCCTCTGAAAAAATTGGATAAAATTGATGGTGCAAGGAAGAAGGACGCTATGGGCCAAGACAAACAGCTGTATAAACGAGAGGACTCGAAGATAGATAATCCTCTGGCAACTAACAGAGCCGCCAGGGATTACACCAACCTCAAATTTCAAGATCCGAGGTTCTACGAGTGCCCTAAGCTTCTAGAAACAATCGCATCGACCGCAACCACCAATACGACCGCAGTTACTACGCCAAAGCAGGAGATAGATTTAAAAGAAGTGCTAAAGAGATCGGAATCCCTTAGTCCGAGGCACGAGAAAGACTGGGAACAGTTGTCCAGCAGATTTAGTTCCGAAGAGAACATTATAGATATCGATAAACTCAGCATCACCACGCTAGCCAGATCAGAGAAGTCTGAAAAGTTTGATAAGGAGAAGCATCCGAGTCAGTTTGGTCAACAAAAGGAACTCACTCTAAGTGGTGGAGGGACTATGTTTCTGAAGAGCAACAGAAGCAGGGACACTACACCTAGCCACGAAGGCGCTAAACTCGATGATTTCAGGACCATGCTGATCCCGGACGAGAGCAGCAACGTCGGCGGTGACAAGTTGAAGTCGATTCTCAGAGAAAAACAATCCGAGGATG ACGACAGACCAGTGGACGAAGAACGGAAAAGCGTACGATTCGACATAGAGAAGGAATTGGACATCAGGTTCACCTATTCCAGGTCCGAAGACGATTCGGAGTCCGAGTCTGAGGAGCAGGAGGCTCAGATGCTCGCGATGTTTTCTAACCGAGATACCGATTGGATTCCTTCGTCGCAAAAGACAAGTTGCCAAAGATTCAACGAGGAGACCAAAGAGGATTCTGAAGACAAAATCGACGAGGGTATCAGGAAGAGTTCGTCGTTGGAGAAAATCGAaggatcgaagaaaaatgggAAAGTCGTGGGCAAGAGGTTCGTCGTTCGGAACGTTTCCGAGAACGAGCATCGCAAAAGATTTGTTCCGCAGAACGTTTCTGACAAGGAGCACCGTATGCAGATGACAAGGGATAGTTTATCCGGTGAAAGTTTGTCGAGGGAGAGCAGCCTGGATTACACGTACAccaataaatttaacaaaatcaaaAACATCGATCTGGTCTCGAAAAGCGAGACCACCGATTACAGCGACTCGGAAGCGCGCCGAAAGAACAAATCGAAGGTGGATTTCTTGCGAAACGAACAGACCGACGACGATGATACCTCGGACGTTCCTAGAATCTATCGCGAACTCGATCTCGCAGAGAAGCAACGCAACGATGTCGCTGCGAAACAGGAACAAGGCAGGAACTTTTCGAAAAGCGAAACCGATTACAGTGACATCGACGCGCGCCGGAAGAACAAATCAAAAGTGGATTTCTCGCGAAACGAGCAGACCGATGACGATGATACCTCAGACTTTCCTAAGTTTTATCGCGATGCTGGCGGAAAACAGGAACAGTACAAGAATCTggaggaaatgaaaataaggTTGAGTCAAGAACACGAAAAGGACATCGAAGCCTTGCAAAAAGAGTACAAAGATAAATTAGAGCAAACGAAGAAAGAGTTGGAGGAAAATTTCGTGGAGCAGAAGAAGCAGCTCGAGAAAAACATGAACGAAAAGCTGGAAGAATCGAGGCGGAAAATGGTTGAAAAg GAGGAACGGGAGATTCAAAAATTGATTGCCGAAATGGACGAGGCCAAACTGGAGAACCTGAGGAAGGTAAAGGCCGAATTGGAAGTCTGCTACGAAAAGGAGAGACAGGAAATTTTGGCGAATCTGAAGACGGAACTCGACGAGAGAAAGGGTGAGCTGTTGGAACTACGGAACCAAGAAATAGGAAAGTTGGAGAACGAACACGAACGTGATCTAGACGAGGAGAAACTCGCGAAGCTTAACGAGATCAAACTGACGAAACAACACTCTGCGAGAATTAAAGCCATGAAGAAGGAATTGGACAAGAAGTTTGACGAATTACGTTCTCAGGTACGGGAGCAGCAGAGggagaatatttcgaaaatcaCGGAGGAGCACGAGCAACGTCTGGTTGAAATCGTACGCGATTTTAGAATCAAC GAGGATCGCACTCGCAAGATGTATAAGCAACATTTGGAGGAGATTCGTGCCGATTTTTCACGCGAAGTAGAGAAAGAAGCGAGGAAACAGACAGGGAGGGCTATTCACCAAGAGAGCATCGAATTCGAGAAAATGCGTTGCGAAAAGCGACTGCTGCAAGACAAATATATGGCGTTGAAggagaaatatatgaaattaaagaaggAGGTTCGTTCGGCTATCGAGAGGAGGAGCAAAAGGAAGGAGGGATACACCACGGCTTCGGAAACCGAAAGGTCAACGTCAACGAGAACGAGAACCGACAGAACCGAGTCATCGGAACAAAA TACTCCACTACGAAACACGCACTCGAGCTCGGCGACGACGAACACTAAAGCGCACGAGACTCAGACGACCATGAACGAGCAGTCGGAAGAATTACACGATCCGAACGAACCGAACGTTCAGAAGGCGAACTCGGGGTTTCAGAAGAGCACAGCTACGTCGAACGCGAAGAACGTGAGATTCCAACCTGACGACACGAGCATCGCCAGCGAGACGAACGCGAACACGACCACCACGAAGAAGAACATCAGCAAGAAAGTAACCAGCACCGCGAAACCCGCCGCTACCACCGgaaacaacaacaataacaataataataacctCGAGAACCCGGTCGAGAACATTAGGAAACAATTGGAAAAGCTCGAGGATCTCGGTGATCAATTGCCAAGCAACGAAACGGCCTATACATTGCGATATCCTTTTCAAGACAAAG CGCCGGCGAATGCCTCTTCGGAGCTGGAGTTCTTTCGGCACCGAATTCACGTCGAAAGGGATTCAGTGAAGAGGGCACGGGAGGCGCTTCGGCACCAGGAGAACGTATTCCAGGGACGGCAGAGGGCTTGGAAGCAACGTAGCGTCCGAGCAACCCTCGAGCAATTAGTTCag GAGGAACGCGAACTCTCGGACATGGAAGTGAACTTGCATCGAACTAAGAGCCTTCTGGGTGAGAAAGTGATCCAATTAAGGCACTTGGAGCAATCTCTGGAGAGAGTGGTTAATGCTAAAACCAACGAAAATGTCGCGACTACGACGAAAAACGAAGAACTGACGTTGAGCGATATGTCTAGCGTGAGCAGTGGTATCAGTTCAACCGACTTGGGAACGGACACGTTTATAG ACAAACCGGATCACTACCAGGAGTCGACGGAAATCATCGCAAGCCTGGAAAACCTAAACTCGGAAATACGTGAGATCTGGGGCGTGCTGAATAAACGCCAGGATACTAATATACCACCGCCGCCGACTTTGATGTATTCTTATTTGCGATGGCTACGTTTCCACCACCTTACAGCCGAATCGAACAATATACAAG GAACATTCGGTACGCCGAATATTCAGTCAAACATCTTGTCTCAGTTAACTGTAACGCAACCACCGACACCCAACACGCAGAACATCATCGCCCAATATGGTCCTAATAGCGGTTTCACTACCAGCGTTTGTACCGTTGAGAAGAACTCTTCGAACCTGATGGAGAGAACGTGGAATCTACGGGATTGGCTGCGACAAACTTGCGTCGAGAGCACAGA CAGCCCAGGTCGAACGACACTCTAA